The Flavobacterium faecale genome has a segment encoding these proteins:
- a CDS encoding MarC family protein has protein sequence MNNLGGSILSAAVLLFFLMDPIGNIPILLSVLKGIAPKRQRFIIVRELLIALGILMIFLFGGQAMLTFLHLQQESVTISGGIVLLIIGLRLIFPREEGIMGVQADGEPFIVPIAIPMIAGPSVLAMLILMTKNEPQFIINWFFAVLLAWSASALILLCGPFIYSILKERGLKAIERLMGMILIMMAVQMLINGIKILFLTKA, from the coding sequence ATGAATAACTTAGGAGGTTCTATACTATCAGCAGCGGTTTTATTATTTTTTCTAATGGATCCGATTGGGAACATTCCAATTTTATTATCGGTTTTAAAAGGAATAGCTCCTAAAAGACAACGTTTTATCATTGTACGTGAATTATTGATTGCCTTAGGAATTCTTATGATTTTCCTTTTTGGTGGTCAAGCTATGTTGACCTTTTTACATTTACAACAAGAGTCGGTTACCATTTCGGGCGGAATTGTATTACTTATCATTGGTTTAAGATTGATTTTTCCTCGTGAAGAAGGAATCATGGGCGTTCAAGCCGATGGCGAACCTTTTATTGTACCTATCGCGATCCCTATGATTGCAGGACCATCCGTTTTGGCCATGCTAATATTGATGACCAAAAACGAACCACAATTTATAATCAATTGGTTTTTTGCCGTTTTGCTGGCGTGGTCTGCAAGCGCATTAATTTTACTATGCGGCCCCTTTATTTACAGTATACTAAAGGAGAGAGGATTAAAAGCTATTGAACGTTTAATGGGAATGATCCTAATTATGATGGCGGTCCAAATGCTTATTAACGGAATCAAAATTTTGTTTTTGACCAAAGCTTAA
- a CDS encoding DUF3781 domain-containing protein, with product MEKNKSDIIANLCYTELVYGRINKKLKSNKSNKEIEVYLLNILKNTPLSGYIKTGKNFYVSSFENNIRITVNSYTYRVITVDKLD from the coding sequence ATGGAGAAAAACAAATCCGATATCATTGCTAATCTTTGTTATACCGAACTTGTATATGGACGAATCAATAAAAAACTCAAGTCCAATAAGTCGAATAAGGAGATTGAAGTTTATCTATTAAACATTTTAAAGAATACTCCACTATCAGGTTACATCAAAACGGGTAAGAATTTTTATGTTTCCAGCTTTGAAAACAACATTCGCATTACCGTGAACTCTTATACGTATAGAGTAATTACGGTAGACAAACTTGATTAG
- the polA gene encoding DNA polymerase I yields MSTQKRLFLLDAYALIFRGYYAFIKNPRINSKGMDTSAIMGFMNSLMDVIKREKPDHLAVAFDKGGSDLRNELFPEYKANRDATPEAIKIAVPYIQALLNAMHIPIIEVAGFEADDLIGTIAKQAEKENYKVFMVTPDKDFAQLVSENIFMYKPARMGNGIEIWGIPEVLAKFEIERPEQVIDFLGMMGDAADNIPGLPGVGEKTAKKFLAQYGSMENLLDNTHELKGAIKVKIEANKELGLLSKRLATILLDCPVTFNEDDYELSTPDVEKTDELFNELEFRRMAEQFDAIFRKPSSTLSEGEGAAQNEDRLYKKPQPKNDDQFDLFSATTAGQDSEVAHQSFYSTLENTEHSYQIVQGDLGIKLLLQNLQKQTSVCFDTETTGLDALHAELVGISFSWEKGKGYYVPFPESQEEAQVLAAKFMPFFENSEIEKIGQNLKYDLKILANYNITVAGKLFDTMIAHYLINPDMRHNMDILAETYLKYSPKSIEALIGKKGKNQKTMRDVAIEEVKEYAAEDADVTFQLKELFAVELEKTGTQKLFDEIEIPLVPVLAAMETEGINLDVTFLKNMSVDMQKDIDIFEQKIYETAGETFNLASPKQLGDILFDKLKIGGPKQKKTKTGQYATGEEVLSYLANDNEIVRDILEWRQMVKLQSTYIDALPTQVDAKSGRIHTDYMQTVAATGRLSSNNPNLQNIPVRTERGRLIRKAFVPRDENYKLVSADYSQIELRVIAALSGEENMIAAFKNNEDIHKSTAAKVFNVPLEEVTKEQRSHAKTVNFGIIYGVSAFGLSNQTNLSRSESAELIEAYYKSYPQLKSYISDQVDFARDNGFVQTILGRRRYLKDINSQNAIVRGGAERNAVNAPIQGSAADIIKIAMINIHNKLKTENWKSKMLLQVHDELVFDVHNDELDKIQPMIKHEMENAFKLDVPLVVDLGMGENWLEAH; encoded by the coding sequence ATGTCTACTCAAAAACGTCTTTTTCTACTCGATGCCTATGCTTTAATCTTTAGAGGCTATTATGCTTTTATCAAAAACCCACGAATTAATTCGAAGGGGATGGATACCTCGGCCATTATGGGATTTATGAATTCGTTGATGGATGTGATTAAGAGAGAAAAACCAGACCATTTGGCGGTGGCATTTGACAAAGGTGGAAGTGATTTAAGAAACGAACTTTTTCCAGAATATAAGGCCAATCGCGATGCAACTCCCGAAGCGATCAAGATTGCTGTACCTTATATACAAGCGTTATTGAACGCAATGCACATTCCGATTATCGAAGTGGCGGGTTTTGAGGCCGATGATTTGATTGGAACTATTGCCAAACAAGCCGAAAAAGAAAACTATAAAGTGTTCATGGTGACACCTGATAAGGATTTTGCTCAATTGGTGTCTGAAAACATCTTTATGTACAAGCCTGCTCGTATGGGTAACGGGATTGAAATTTGGGGTATCCCTGAGGTTTTGGCAAAATTTGAGATTGAAAGACCAGAACAAGTAATTGACTTTTTGGGAATGATGGGTGATGCTGCCGATAATATTCCGGGATTGCCTGGCGTGGGTGAAAAAACTGCTAAGAAATTTTTGGCTCAGTACGGCTCGATGGAAAACCTTCTGGATAACACCCACGAGCTCAAAGGCGCAATAAAAGTTAAAATAGAAGCCAATAAAGAATTAGGACTTTTATCGAAAAGATTGGCTACTATTCTACTAGATTGCCCTGTCACATTTAACGAAGATGATTATGAATTATCAACTCCTGATGTAGAAAAAACAGACGAACTCTTTAATGAGTTGGAGTTTAGAAGAATGGCAGAACAATTTGATGCCATTTTTAGAAAGCCTTCCTCAACTCTCTCAGAAGGAGAAGGAGCTGCCCAAAATGAAGATAGATTATACAAAAAACCACAACCGAAAAACGACGATCAATTTGATTTGTTCTCGGCAACCACTGCTGGGCAAGACTCCGAAGTAGCGCACCAGTCATTTTACAGTACGTTAGAAAACACCGAACACTCCTACCAAATAGTGCAAGGCGATTTGGGAATAAAATTGCTGCTACAAAATTTACAAAAACAGACTTCGGTTTGTTTTGATACCGAAACCACTGGTTTGGATGCTTTGCATGCTGAGCTAGTTGGAATCTCTTTCTCTTGGGAGAAAGGAAAAGGATATTACGTTCCGTTTCCAGAAAGCCAAGAAGAAGCACAGGTTTTGGCTGCGAAATTTATGCCTTTTTTCGAAAATTCAGAAATCGAAAAAATTGGTCAAAATCTAAAATATGATTTAAAGATTTTGGCGAACTACAATATAACGGTAGCCGGAAAATTGTTTGATACCATGATTGCTCATTATTTGATCAATCCAGATATGCGTCACAACATGGATATTTTGGCAGAAACCTATTTAAAGTATTCTCCAAAATCAATTGAAGCCTTGATTGGTAAGAAGGGGAAAAACCAGAAAACAATGCGCGACGTTGCCATTGAAGAGGTCAAGGAATATGCTGCGGAAGATGCCGATGTTACTTTTCAATTAAAAGAGCTTTTTGCAGTTGAACTAGAAAAAACAGGCACGCAAAAATTGTTTGACGAAATCGAAATTCCGCTTGTTCCTGTCCTTGCTGCTATGGAAACCGAAGGAATCAATCTTGATGTCACTTTCTTGAAAAACATGTCGGTTGATATGCAAAAAGACATTGACATTTTCGAACAAAAAATATACGAAACCGCTGGAGAGACTTTCAATTTAGCTTCTCCAAAACAACTTGGTGATATATTATTCGATAAATTAAAAATTGGAGGGCCGAAACAAAAGAAAACCAAAACAGGTCAATATGCAACTGGCGAAGAAGTCTTGAGCTATTTAGCAAATGATAACGAAATCGTACGTGACATACTCGAATGGCGCCAAATGGTAAAATTACAAAGCACATACATTGATGCTTTGCCTACCCAAGTAGATGCCAAATCAGGACGCATACATACCGACTACATGCAAACGGTAGCGGCTACGGGACGTTTAAGTTCGAATAATCCAAACTTGCAAAATATTCCTGTGCGAACCGAAAGAGGACGTTTGATCCGTAAGGCTTTTGTACCTCGCGATGAAAATTACAAGCTTGTTTCTGCCGATTATTCACAAATTGAATTGCGTGTGATTGCGGCTTTGAGTGGCGAAGAAAACATGATTGCTGCCTTTAAGAATAATGAAGATATTCACAAATCAACAGCTGCCAAAGTATTTAATGTTCCGTTAGAAGAAGTTACTAAGGAACAACGTAGTCATGCCAAGACAGTCAACTTTGGAATTATATACGGTGTATCTGCCTTTGGACTTTCGAACCAAACCAATCTTTCTCGATCTGAAAGTGCTGAATTGATTGAAGCCTATTACAAATCGTACCCACAACTGAAATCGTATATCAGCGATCAAGTTGATTTTGCTAGAGATAATGGTTTTGTTCAAACTATTTTAGGCCGTCGTCGTTACTTAAAAGATATCAATTCACAAAATGCCATTGTACGTGGTGGGGCTGAGCGTAATGCCGTTAATGCACCTATACAAGGTTCGGCTGCCGATATTATTAAAATTGCGATGATTAACATTCATAACAAACTAAAAACTGAAAACTGGAAATCAAAAATGCTACTTCAAGTACATGATGAGCTTGTGTTTGATGTACACAATGATGAACTAGATAAAATTCAACCCATGATTAAACATGAAATGGAAAATGCTTTTAAGCTTGATGTTCCTTTGGTGGTTGATTTAGGAATGGGAGAAAACTGGTTGGAAGCGCATTGA
- a CDS encoding DUF2490 domain-containing protein: MKNLKKNLGIGLLLAVTTLSWAQNDSKINQTNGWLSYNGNHKLTEKWGLHTEYQNRRNDGFKNPMQTMVRLGLDYHINKEIMVTAGWAHIETSAYGDFAKQTPSKYNDHNFSEHRIWEQLAINHHDIGRFSFDSRFRLEQRYSQSFKNFGTGLTNNYLRYDDPEEGYWKLRHRARYRFRVQVPLTSAKMEDNTLFLAVADEIFVNVGERVGANVFDQNRLSAALGWRFNKQSNIQVGYLNQFSEKGDGISRENNHTITVGYTHNIDFTKI; encoded by the coding sequence TTGAAAAACTTAAAAAAAAACCTTGGCATTGGCCTCTTGCTAGCTGTAACGACCTTGTCATGGGCGCAAAATGACTCCAAAATCAACCAGACAAATGGCTGGCTGAGCTACAACGGAAATCATAAATTGACTGAAAAATGGGGACTTCACACAGAATACCAAAACAGAAGAAATGACGGATTCAAAAACCCTATGCAGACTATGGTGCGACTTGGATTGGACTACCATATAAACAAGGAAATAATGGTAACTGCTGGATGGGCACATATTGAAACATCCGCGTATGGAGACTTTGCTAAACAAACCCCTTCAAAATACAATGATCACAATTTTAGCGAGCACCGTATTTGGGAACAGTTAGCAATCAACCATCATGATATAGGTCGCTTTTCTTTTGACAGCCGTTTCAGGTTGGAACAAAGATATAGTCAGTCATTTAAAAATTTCGGAACAGGCTTAACCAACAACTACCTAAGATATGACGATCCCGAAGAAGGTTATTGGAAATTACGACACAGAGCTAGATATCGTTTTCGAGTTCAAGTCCCATTAACAAGTGCAAAAATGGAAGACAATACGCTATTTCTAGCGGTCGCAGATGAAATTTTTGTTAATGTAGGAGAACGCGTTGGAGCAAATGTATTTGATCAAAATAGATTATCAGCAGCTTTAGGGTGGCGCTTTAACAAACAATCAAATATTCAGGTTGGTTATCTTAATCAGTTTTCCGAAAAAGGTGATGGTATCAGCCGAGAGAACAACCACACAATAACAGTAGGTTACACTCATAATATAGATTTCACAAAGATATAA
- a CDS encoding LacI family DNA-binding transcriptional regulator, translating to MKVKATLKQIAKELNVSVSTVSKALNDSPEISELTKVKIKEYAKLKNYKPNVIGLNLKNRKTKTIGVIIPNILNSFYAKVFSGIEKVADKQGYNVITCISNESIVKEVHTLEMLSNGTIDGFILSVSEEAQKLQDYSHFSEIINEGTPIVMFDRIAEEIECDKVVVDDFDSALNVTQHLIKLGCKNIALISSIENLSVGKLRIEGYLKALELNGIPVNENIILRTDCEEDMKSKIEGVFDNNTIDAVFALEENDSVAALRVAIKKGYNVPEDLSIIGFADGILASRRLSPSLTTVSQHGVEIGEVAAKLLIDRLENDDEIEPPFETVVIKTKLKERESSRTKKKSARKK from the coding sequence ATGAAAGTAAAAGCAACTCTTAAGCAAATTGCAAAAGAACTTAATGTCTCGGTTTCAACAGTTTCAAAGGCACTCAATGATAGTCCTGAAATTAGTGAACTAACTAAAGTTAAAATTAAAGAGTATGCAAAACTTAAAAATTACAAGCCAAACGTAATTGGTTTGAATCTAAAGAACAGAAAAACAAAAACGATTGGTGTTATTATACCTAATATATTGAACTCTTTTTATGCTAAGGTTTTTAGCGGAATCGAAAAAGTAGCCGATAAACAAGGGTATAATGTGATTACCTGCATATCAAATGAGTCAATTGTCAAAGAAGTACACACTTTGGAGATGTTGAGTAACGGTACAATTGATGGTTTTATTTTGTCTGTTTCTGAAGAAGCTCAGAAATTACAAGACTACTCTCATTTTTCTGAAATTATAAATGAAGGTACTCCAATAGTAATGTTTGATCGAATTGCAGAAGAAATCGAATGTGATAAAGTAGTTGTCGACGATTTTGATTCGGCGTTGAATGTGACACAGCATTTAATTAAACTGGGGTGTAAAAACATAGCTTTGATTTCGTCTATCGAAAATCTAAGTGTTGGGAAGTTGCGTATTGAAGGGTATTTGAAGGCTTTGGAACTCAACGGAATTCCGGTGAACGAAAATATTATCTTGCGTACAGATTGTGAGGAGGATATGAAATCTAAAATTGAAGGCGTTTTCGATAATAATACGATAGATGCTGTTTTTGCATTAGAAGAAAATGATTCGGTTGCAGCCTTAAGAGTGGCAATAAAAAAAGGATATAATGTACCCGAAGATTTATCAATTATTGGTTTTGCTGACGGAATATTAGCTTCTAGAAGGTTGTCTCCAAGTTTGACTACAGTTAGTCAACACGGTGTAGAGATAGGGGAGGTTGCTGCAAAATTATTAATTGATCGTTTGGAAAATGACGACGAAATTGAGCCTCCGTTTGAAACGGTAGTAATAAAAACTAAATTGAAAGAAAGAGAGTCTTCGAGAACAAAGAAAAAGAGTGCTCGTAAAAAGTAA
- the rplM gene encoding 50S ribosomal protein L13 — translation MNALSYKTISATKANSTKEWIVVDADGHNLGRLASKVAMILRGKYKPSYTPHVDCGDNVIVINSEKINLTGKKMDDKIYMRHTGYPGGQRTLTAKVLQAKNPATLVEKAVKGMLPKNKLGAELFRNLNVVVGTEHKQGAQKPRTVNLNDLK, via the coding sequence GTGAACGCATTAAGCTACAAGACAATTTCAGCAACAAAAGCCAACTCTACAAAAGAGTGGATTGTTGTGGATGCAGATGGTCATAACTTAGGACGTCTTGCTTCAAAAGTCGCTATGATTTTGAGAGGTAAGTACAAGCCAAGTTACACACCACACGTTGACTGTGGAGATAACGTAATTGTTATCAACTCAGAAAAAATCAACCTTACAGGTAAAAAAATGGATGACAAAATTTACATGCGTCATACAGGTTACCCAGGAGGACAAAGAACTTTAACTGCTAAAGTATTGCAAGCAAAAAACCCTGCAACTTTGGTAGAAAAAGCAGTAAAAGGGATGTTACCTAAAAACAAATTAGGAGCTGAACTTTTCAGAAATTTAAATGTAGTTGTTGGAACTGAGCACAAACAAGGAGCTCAAAAACCAAGAACTGTTAACCTAAACGATCTTAAGTAA
- the rpsI gene encoding 30S ribosomal protein S9 — translation MGVIHKIGRRKTAVARVYVSEGTGVITVNKKEFATYFPTATLQYKVLQPMSMTENATNFDVKVNVYGGGSTGQAEAVRMALARVMCEVNAENRAILKPEGLLTRDPRMVERKKFGQKKARKRFQFSKR, via the coding sequence ATGGGAGTTATTCACAAAATCGGTAGAAGAAAAACCGCTGTTGCACGTGTTTATGTATCAGAAGGAACAGGAGTAATCACTGTAAACAAAAAAGAATTCGCAACTTACTTCCCTACAGCTACTTTACAGTACAAAGTTTTGCAACCAATGTCTATGACAGAGAACGCTACAAACTTTGACGTAAAAGTAAACGTATACGGAGGTGGTTCAACTGGTCAAGCAGAAGCTGTAAGAATGGCATTGGCACGCGTTATGTGTGAAGTAAATGCAGAAAACAGAGCGATATTGAAACCAGAAGGTTTATTGACAAGAGATCCAAGAATGGTTGAACGTAAGAAATTCGGTCAGAAGAAAGCTCGTAAGAGATTCCAATTCTCTAAACGTTAA
- the rpsB gene encoding 30S ribosomal protein S2 produces the protein MSNKVEVKDLLEAGVHFGHMTRKWDPNMAPYIYMERNGIHIINLYKTAAKIEEASEAMKKIAASGRKILFVATKKQAKDIVAEKAKAANMPYITERWPGGMLTNFVTIRKAVKKMATIDKMKKDGTFMTLSKKERLQVDRLRAKLEKNLGSIADMSRLPAALFVVDIKAEHIAIKEAQKLNIPVFAMVDTNSDPREVDYVIPANDDASKSIDKILSLVTAAVTEGLSERGSEKEGEVADKPAAETVAPAAPVAAAPATETKE, from the coding sequence ATGTCAAACAAAGTAGAAGTAAAAGACTTACTAGAAGCAGGTGTTCATTTTGGACACATGACTAGAAAATGGGATCCAAATATGGCTCCTTACATTTATATGGAACGTAATGGTATTCACATTATCAATCTATATAAAACTGCAGCAAAAATCGAAGAAGCTAGTGAAGCTATGAAAAAGATTGCTGCATCAGGTAGAAAAATATTATTTGTTGCTACCAAAAAACAAGCAAAAGACATCGTTGCTGAAAAAGCAAAAGCTGCAAACATGCCTTACATCACTGAAAGATGGCCTGGTGGAATGCTAACTAACTTCGTAACTATCCGTAAAGCTGTTAAAAAAATGGCTACTATTGATAAAATGAAGAAAGATGGTACATTCATGACCCTTTCTAAGAAAGAGCGTTTGCAAGTTGATCGTCTACGTGCTAAATTAGAGAAAAATTTAGGTTCAATCGCAGATATGTCTAGATTACCTGCTGCATTATTTGTAGTAGATATCAAAGCTGAACACATCGCAATAAAAGAAGCTCAAAAATTAAACATTCCAGTTTTTGCAATGGTTGATACAAACTCTGACCCACGTGAGGTAGATTATGTTATTCCTGCAAATGATGATGCTTCTAAATCAATTGACAAAATTCTATCTTTAGTAACTGCTGCAGTTACAGAGGGACTTTCTGAAAGAGGTTCTGAAAAAGAAGGTGAAGTTGCTGACAAACCAGCTGCTGAAACTGTTGCACCAGCTGCTCCAGTTGCTGCTGCACCTGCAACTGAAACTAAAGAATAA
- the tsf gene encoding translation elongation factor Ts produces the protein MATITAADVNKLRQTTGAGMMDCKKALVEAEGDFDKAIENLRKKGQKVAANRSDRESSEGAAVSFINADKTKGAIITLNCETDFVGKNETFVALAKELVEKAINFSSKEDFLASEFNGMTVAEKLIEQTGVIGEKIEIGGFEILEGAYIGSYVHVNKIAALTAISTPVENGDILTKDVSMQVASMGADTLSYKDFDPAFVASELEARIAIIEKENEEAKRLGKTLKNVPKYISYSQLTEEVLKQAEEDAKAELKAEGKPEQIWDKIVPGKVLRFISDNTTLDQEKALLDQNFIKDDSKKVSDHVKSFNVDITGFKRVSLG, from the coding sequence ATGGCAACAATAACTGCTGCAGACGTAAACAAATTAAGACAAACTACAGGTGCTGGAATGATGGACTGCAAGAAGGCTTTAGTTGAAGCTGAAGGAGATTTCGATAAAGCTATTGAAAACCTTAGAAAAAAAGGACAAAAAGTTGCTGCTAATAGATCTGACCGTGAGTCTAGTGAAGGAGCTGCTGTTTCTTTTATCAATGCAGACAAAACTAAAGGCGCTATTATTACTTTAAACTGTGAAACAGATTTCGTAGGTAAAAACGAAACTTTCGTAGCTTTAGCTAAAGAATTAGTTGAAAAAGCAATCAACTTCTCTTCTAAAGAAGACTTTTTAGCTTCAGAATTTAACGGAATGACTGTTGCTGAAAAACTAATTGAGCAAACTGGTGTTATCGGTGAAAAAATCGAAATCGGTGGTTTTGAAATATTAGAAGGTGCATATATTGGATCTTATGTTCACGTTAACAAAATTGCTGCTTTAACAGCAATCTCTACTCCAGTTGAGAATGGTGACATTTTGACAAAAGATGTTTCTATGCAAGTAGCTTCTATGGGAGCTGATACATTATCTTACAAAGATTTCGATCCTGCTTTCGTTGCTTCAGAACTTGAAGCTCGTATCGCTATTATCGAAAAAGAAAATGAAGAAGCAAAACGTTTAGGAAAAACATTGAAAAATGTACCTAAATATATTTCTTACTCTCAATTGACAGAAGAAGTATTGAAACAAGCGGAAGAAGATGCTAAAGCTGAATTAAAAGCAGAAGGTAAACCAGAACAAATTTGGGATAAAATTGTTCCAGGTAAAGTACTACGTTTCATCTCTGACAATACAACTTTAGATCAAGAGAAAGCTTTACTAGATCAAAACTTCATCAAAGATGATAGTAAAAAAGTAAGCGATCACGTAAAATCATTCAACGTTGATATCACTGGTTTCAAAAGAGTATCTTTAGGATAG
- a CDS encoding DNA-3-methyladenine glycosylase I — translation MEEKQRCNWCLSSDIYKEYHDNEWGKPVYDDETIFEFLLLETFQAGLSWITILNKRENFRTAFDQFDYKKIALYDDEKIAALLQDAGIIRNKLKVYSAVTNAQAFLKIQKDFGTFSNYIWGFVSGIPIINSPQSLKDVPATTPLSDAISKDLKKRRFKFVGSTVMYAYMQATGMVNDHVASCWTRN, via the coding sequence ATGGAAGAAAAACAACGATGTAACTGGTGCTTGTCAAGTGACATATACAAGGAGTATCATGACAATGAATGGGGAAAACCTGTTTATGATGACGAAACTATTTTTGAATTTCTACTCCTTGAAACTTTTCAAGCGGGCTTGAGCTGGATTACGATCCTCAATAAAAGAGAAAATTTCAGGACTGCTTTTGACCAATTCGATTACAAAAAAATAGCCTTGTATGATGATGAAAAAATCGCAGCTTTATTACAAGATGCGGGTATCATTCGAAACAAATTAAAAGTATATTCTGCTGTAACAAATGCACAAGCTTTTTTAAAAATACAAAAAGACTTTGGTACCTTCTCCAACTATATTTGGGGATTTGTATCAGGTATACCAATAATCAATAGTCCTCAAAGTTTAAAAGATGTTCCTGCCACTACTCCACTTTCAGATGCGATTAGTAAGGATCTCAAAAAAAGAAGATTTAAGTTCGTAGGCTCTACTGTTATGTATGCCTACATGCAAGCAACAGGCATGGTCAATGATCATGTAGCAAGTTGTTGGACTAGAAATTAG
- a CDS encoding type I restriction-modification system subunit M N-terminal domain-containing protein: MWESLWTCGVSNPLTVIEQFTYILFVRRLDKNQLLQEKNLSKN, translated from the coding sequence ATATGGGAGTCTTTATGGACATGTGGAGTTTCTAACCCATTAACAGTTATTGAGCAGTTTACCTATATACTATTTGTACGCAGACTAGATAAAAACCAGTTGCTTCAAGAGAAAAATTTAAGCAAGAATTAA
- the thiS gene encoding sulfur carrier protein ThiS has translation MELKINNQKKQFEANTLSIQAMLDIEIPQKQNGIAVAINSNVIPKSNWVDLLLSETDDILIISATQGG, from the coding sequence ATGGAACTAAAAATCAACAATCAAAAAAAACAATTCGAAGCAAATACCCTAAGTATTCAAGCCATGCTCGATATTGAAATTCCGCAAAAACAAAACGGCATCGCTGTAGCCATAAACAGCAACGTCATCCCAAAATCCAATTGGGTCGACTTACTCCTATCCGAAACTGACGATATTTTGATTATCTCTGCTACTCAAGGCGGGTAA